A section of the Papaver somniferum cultivar HN1 unplaced genomic scaffold, ASM357369v1 unplaced-scaffold_32, whole genome shotgun sequence genome encodes:
- the LOC113341865 gene encoding protein MAIN-LIKE 1-like: MYAGSLEKDGDNELLSEKEVCATKTAYFLYVLASVIFPDSKGNRVSVNLLQLLDTLEEVSKYSWGTAIVAHLNAQLAKASRERTSQMNGNLALLQVWIYEHFLSFIKDDGDIQLEPTWNNIKPRGTRYKYSGSQDKEETQKLKLLAMRQKLDNMTGKEVNFDPYKEDRVGGIQDLAYYHGPLFYPYGYSMNNPNRVIRQLGYIQDSPDEDYVPPDRKVLAVVYEPEPKTEH; the protein is encoded by the exons ATGTATGCGGGGTCACTTGAGAAAGACGGAGACAATGAACTACTCTCTGAAAAGGAAGTTTGTGCGACGAAAACCGCATACTTTTTGTATGTCCTTGCTTCGGTTATATTTCCCGATAGCAAAGGAAACAGAGTCAGCGTCAACCTTCTTCAACTTTTGGATACCTTGGAGGAGGTGAGTAAGTATTCTTGGGGGACTGCCATAGTAGCACATTTGAACGCTCAGCTGGCAAAGGCTTCCCGAGAACGAACTTCTCAAATGAACGGGAATTTGGCTTTACTTCAG GTGTGGATTTACGAGCATTTCCTCTCATTTATCAAAGACGATGGAGACATCCAATTGGAGCCAACATGGAACAACATTAAACCAAGAGGAACTCGATACAAGTACAGTGGAAGTCAGGATAAGGAGGAAACTCAGAAGTTGAAGTTGTTAGCCATGCGCCAAAAATTGGACAACATGACAGGAAAAGAGGTAAACTTTGATCCCTATAAGGAAGATAGAGTAGGAGGAATCCAAGATCTTGCATATTACCATGGCCCTCTGTTTTACCCTTATGGATACTCAATGAACAATCCGAATAGAGTAATACGTCAGCTTGGGTATATTCAAGATTCACCTGATGAGGATTATGTACCACCGGACAGAAAGGTGTTGGCTGTTGTTTACGAACCTGAGCCTAAGACTGAGCATTAG
- the LOC113341866 gene encoding uncharacterized protein LOC113341866 — MVYIYLSEVLVVRQCSQPEPVSTLGPDASQHYMTDLTWETKDDIKEWLIPKAKEKMCVVVQSRHVDGNKMEMVCERAGTKGQSHKGKNYKYEKKTTRVYRTNSKKCECPFRIVFKRRHEADLFRLYSIPDGRYNHPPPTKLYGHPSYARLKPHQMDKVRQMEGFRPLKILNAIRAEDKDNLSTISTINAAKATIKRTGWDGRFIMQQSE, encoded by the exons ATGGTGTATATATATTTATCAGAAGTG TTGGTAGTTCGACAATGCTCCCAGCCAGAACCCGTATCTACATTGGGTCCGGATGCCTCCCAACACTATATGACTGATTTG ACATGGGAAACCAAGGATGACATCAAGGAATGGCTTATCCCTaaggcaaaagagaagatgtgtgtgGTTGTTCAAAGTAGACACGTCGATGGTAACAAGATGGAAATGGTATGCGAGAGAGCGGGTACGAAGGGACAAAGTCACAAAGGAAAGAATTACAAGTATGagaagaagacgactagggtcTATAGAACAAATTCGAAGAAGTGTGAATGCCCGTTCAGGATTGTTTTCAAAAGACGCCATGAAGCCGATCTATTTCGATTGTATAGTATTCCGGACGGTCGTTACAACCATCCTCCACCCACAAAGTTATATGGACACCCTTCATATGCCCGGTTGAAACCACATCAGATGGATAAAGTTAGGCAGATGGAGGGATTTAGACCACTTAAAATCCTAAATGCAATAAGGGCGGAagataaggataacttgtccacCATTTCCACAATCAACGCCGCCAAAGCAACAATTAAGAGAACTGGATGGGATGGTAGGTTCATTATGCAACAATCAGAGTAG
- the LOC113341868 gene encoding uncharacterized protein LOC113341868: protein MTKIKDKFWEYAEKLNNRFKCKYCKRDFTGGITRVKSYLSCIKGRDIAVCAQVPEEVQALAVIAVGETGVTVSGNKRDRSSTERVGESSVSTPGFIEMIKAVSDYGIGYLLPSYSTLRTKLVVNTKADVERYVNEVKESWSLTGCTIMSDIWTDMKKQSFINVVAYSPKGKVFLKSVERSGEPNTGLFIREVLLSVIEDIGVENVVQIVTDNASNYGLACNLIMEEYSHIIKSKCAAHGVQ, encoded by the exons ATGACGAAgataaaagacaaattttgggaaTATGCAGAGAAACTGAATAACCGTTTCAAATGTAAGTACTGCAAAAGAGATTTTACTGGAGGAATAACAAGAGTGAAGTCTTATTTATCATGTATTAAAGGCCGTGACATTGCTGTTTGTGCACAAGTACCTGAGGAAGTACAAGCATTAGCTGTTATTGCAGTTGGGGAGACCGGTGTTACTGTTAGTGGAAATAAAAGAGATAGATCATCTACTGAGAGAGTTGGGGAGAGCAGTGTTAGT ACACCAGGGTTTATTGAGATGATTAAGGCTGTCTCGGACTATGGTATTGGATATTTATTACCTAGTTATTCTACTCTTCGAACCAAATTGGTTGTCAATACTAAAGCAGATGTGGAACGTTACGTAAATGAAGTCAAAGAATCTTGGAGTTTAACTGGATGCACTATCATGTCAGATATATGGACAGATATGAAGAAACAATCGTTTATAAATGTGGTTGCTTACTCACCAAAAGGGAAAGTATTCTTAAAATCAGTTGAAAGATCCGGAGAGCCGAACACAGGTTTATTTATAAGGGAGGTACTTTTATCAGTTATTGAAGATATTGGTGTTGAAAATGTAGTGCAAATTGTGACCGACAATGCTTCAAACTATGGACTTGCTTGCAACCTGATCATGGAAGAGTATTCCCACATAATCAAATCAAAGTGTGCTGCTCATGGAGTTCAATAG